The nucleotide sequence ACGATCACCAGGTCGCCGCCGGGGGGCGAGACGCGGACCGGGCCCTCGGTGTCGAGGCGGCCGGTGCGCCTGGCCGCGGCGACGACGGCCACCGCGCCCGTCCCGCAGGCCAGCGTCTCGCCCTCGACGCCGCGTTCGTAGGTCCGCTGCCGGTAGGCCTCGGGCGCGCCGGGCGCCCCCTCGACGGCGTCGTCGTCCAGATCCACCCGCGTGGCGAGCGTGACGTTCGCTCCCTCGGGGAAGATCGCGGCGTGGCGAACCGGCGGGGCGACCGCCGTCAGGTCGACGGCGTCCACGTCGTCGACGAACGCGACGGCGTGGGGGACGCCGGTGTTCACCGCGGTGACGGTCAGGCCCTCGATCGGCGTGTCGATCAGCGGCCCGCCGGCGTCGCGGGCGAGGGGCACGTCCGCGGGTTCGAAGGACGGGCGGCCCATCTCGACGGTGACGCCCTCGTTCCGGACGACGGCGTGTCGGTCGCCCGCCGGCGTCTCGACGATCACCTCGCGGGCACCCGTCTCGCGGGCCGCCCACGTCGCGGTGATCCGCGCCCCGTTGCCGCACATCTCGGCTATCGAGCCGTCGGGCTGGACGAGCGTCATCGTCACCCGGACGGGCGAGGCCGACGGATCGAGGTCCAGAAAGAGGACGCCGTCGGCGCCGGTCCGCTCGCCGCCCACGCCCGTCTCGCGGTCGCAGTGCGTCCGGGCGAAGGCCGCCCGGTCCGCCACCGGGGCGTCCGCAGCGACGACGAGGAAGTCGTTCTCCGTGCCGTGGTACTTCTCCGCGGCGACGGCCGTCATCGCTCTACCTCCAGTGCGGTGACGTCGGCGATGGTCTCTCGCTCGCGGGCGAGTCGCGTTCCGTCCCCGTCCCGAACGACCTCCGCGGGTCGGGGCCGGGAGTTGTACGTGCTCGCCATCTCGTAGCCGTAGGCGCCGGCGTTGCCGACCGCGAGCAGGTCACCCCGCCGCGGTGAGGGCATCGATCGCCCCTCACAGAACAGGTCGGCCGTCTCGCA is from Haloplanus salinarum and encodes:
- the dapF gene encoding diaminopimelate epimerase — protein: MTAVAAEKYHGTENDFLVVAADAPVADRAAFARTHCDRETGVGGERTGADGVLFLDLDPSASPVRVTMTLVQPDGSIAEMCGNGARITATWAARETGAREVIVETPAGDRHAVVRNEGVTVEMGRPSFEPADVPLARDAGGPLIDTPIEGLTVTAVNTGVPHAVAFVDDVDAVDLTAVAPPVRHAAIFPEGANVTLATRVDLDDDAVEGAPGAPEAYRQRTYERGVEGETLACGTGAVAVVAAARRTGRLDTEGPVRVSPPGGDLVIVVPDDGPATLTGPVEREFATELEVPE